One window of the Marmota flaviventris isolate mMarFla1 chromosome 2, mMarFla1.hap1, whole genome shotgun sequence genome contains the following:
- the Pfdn4 gene encoding prefoldin subunit 4: MAATMKKAAAEDVNVTFEDQQKINKFARNTSRITELKEEIEVKKKQLQNLEDACDDIMLADDDCLMIPYQIGDVFISHSQEETQEMLEEAKKNLQEEIDALESRVESIQRVLADLKVQLYAKFGSNINLEADES, translated from the exons ATGGCGGCCACCATGAAGAAGGCG GCTGCAGAAGATGTCAATGTTACTTTTGAAGATCagcaaaagataaacaaatttgCCCGGAATACAAGTAGAATCACAGaactaaaggaagaaatagaagtaaaaaag AAACAACTCCAAAATTTAGAAGATGCCTGTGATGACATCATGCTTGCAGATGATGACTGCTTAATGATACCTTATCAAATTGGGGATGTTTTCATTAGCCATTCTCAAGAGGAAACACAGGAAATGTTAGAGGAAGCAAAG aaaaatttgCAAGAAGAAATTGACGCCTTAGAATCCAGAGTGGAATCAATTCAGCGGGTGTTAGCAGATTTGAAAGTTCAGTTATATGCGAAATTTGGCAGCAACATAAATCTTGAAGCTGATGaaagttaa